A single region of the Triticum dicoccoides isolate Atlit2015 ecotype Zavitan chromosome 2B, WEW_v2.0, whole genome shotgun sequence genome encodes:
- the LOC119362600 gene encoding UDP-N-acetylglucosamine--dolichyl-phosphate N-acetylglucosaminephosphotransferase-like, whose amino-acid sequence MDVRRRPGAAAADRPTKSRPAAAAAAAPAAAPGDLVLRPPNLRVVLAAMALFLAPFSYLAFVHYPLAADLRRSILICGAISLGGFFVVLRLIPVAARYLLRRGMFGKDINKKGLPMGEITVPESLGIVVGIVYLVIAILFQHFNFTADSIWLVEYNAALASVCFMILLGFIDDVLDIPWRVKLLLPTIAALPLLMAYAGGTSIIIPKPLASYVGVEVLELGWMYKLFMLLLAVFCTNSINIHAGLNGLEVGQTVVISAAVLIHNVMRIGSSKDLETQQAHAFSIYLVLPFLTTSLALLGFNWYPSSVFVGDTYTYFAGMTLAVVGILGHFSETLLLFFLPQVLNFLCSVPQLFHFVPCPRHRLPRFDTQTGLLTGTKDGNLVNIFLRLFGKCSEKSLCIRLLIFQAVSCLFCFWLRYMLTGWYK is encoded by the exons ATGGACGTCCGCCGCAGGCCCGGGGCGGCGGCAGCCGATAGGCCGACGAAGTCGCGGccggctgctgctgccgccgctgcgCCGGCCGCGGCGCCGGGCGACCTGGTGCTCCGCCCGCCGAATCTTCGCGTGGTCCTCGCGGCGATGGCTCTCTTCCTCGCGCCCTTCTCGTACCTCGCGTTCGTGCACTACCCCCTGGCCGCCGATCTGCGGCGATCCATCCTAATCTGCGGGGCCATTAGCCTCGGCGGCTTCTTCGTCGTGCTCCGCCtcatccccgtcgccgcccgcTACCTCCTCCGCCGCGGGATGTTCGGCAAGGACATCAACAAGAAGGGCTTGCCCATGGGAGAGATCACAGT GCCTGAGTCACTAGGCATTGTTGTTGGGATTGTATACCTGGTCATTGCTATTCTATTTCAACATTTCAACTTCACAGCGGATTCCATT tGGCTTGTTGAATATAATGCAGCATTAGCATCAGTCTGCTTTATGATTCTTCTTGGATTTATTGACGATGTTCTTGATATTCCATGGAGAGT GAAACTGCTGCTGCCTACGATTGCAGCACTTCCTCTGCTTATGGCGTATGCTGGTGGTACTTCCATCATCATTCCAAAGCCTCTAGCATCCTATGTCGGAGTAGAAGTTCTGGAGTTAG GTTGGATGTACAAGCTCTTCATGCTTTTGTTAGCAGTTTTTTGTACAAATTCAATCAACATACATGCTGGCCTGAATGGTCTTGAAGTTGGGCAGACAGTTGTCATATCTGCTGCG GTTTTGATACATAATGTAATGCGCATAGGATCTTCTAAAGACCTTGAAACTCAGCAAGCTCATGCATTCTCTATTTATCTTGTCCTGCCTTTCCTGACCACTTCATTGGCTTTGCTGGGTTTTAACTG GTATCCTTCATCTGTTTTTGTTGGTGATACATACACCTATTTTGCTGGGATGACTTTAGCTGTGGTGGGTATTTTGGGACATTTCAG TGAGACATTATTGCTCTTCTTTTTACCCCAGGTTCTTAATTTCTTGTGCTCAGTACCACAG CTCTTCCACTTCGTTCCTTGCCCAAGACATAGGTTGCCAAG GTTTGATACTCAAACAGGACTGCTGACAGGCACCAAAGATGGTAACCTTGTTAACATATTCCTTAGGTTGTTTGGGAAGTGCTCAGAGAAGTCCCTTTGCATAAGGCTTCTTATATTTCAG GCTGTGTCATGCCTATTCTGCTTTTGGCTGAGATACATGCTTACTGGATGGTACAAATGA